The following coding sequences are from one Chitinimonas sp. BJYL2 window:
- the pstB gene encoding phosphate ABC transporter ATP-binding protein PstB, whose protein sequence is MTETTAAPKLSVRDLNFFYGNFHALKNINLDIHEKKVTAFIGPSGCGKSTLLRTFNRMYDLYPKLRAEGQILLNGKNMLENGVDLNLLRAKVGMVFQKPTPFPMSIYDNIAFGVKLYENLSRSEMDDRVEWALQKAALWNEAKDKLRQSGLGLSGGQQQRLCIARAVAVKPEVVLLDEPTSALDPISTAHIEELIHELKQDYTIAIVTHNMQQAARVSDYTAYMYLGEMVEFGETDQIFTKPAKKETEDYITGKFG, encoded by the coding sequence ATGACTGAGACCACCGCCGCACCGAAGCTGTCCGTACGTGACCTGAACTTTTTTTACGGCAATTTCCACGCGCTCAAGAACATCAATCTCGATATTCACGAGAAGAAGGTTACCGCCTTCATCGGCCCGTCCGGCTGTGGCAAGTCCACACTGCTGCGCACCTTCAACCGCATGTACGATCTGTATCCCAAGCTGCGTGCTGAGGGCCAGATCCTGCTGAATGGCAAGAACATGTTGGAAAATGGCGTGGATCTGAACCTGCTCCGCGCCAAGGTTGGCATGGTGTTCCAGAAGCCGACGCCGTTCCCGATGTCGATCTACGACAACATCGCATTCGGCGTGAAGCTGTACGAAAACCTGTCGCGCTCGGAAATGGATGATCGCGTCGAGTGGGCACTGCAGAAAGCCGCACTTTGGAATGAGGCCAAGGACAAGCTGCGCCAGTCGGGTCTGGGCCTGTCGGGTGGTCAGCAGCAGCGTCTTTGCATCGCGCGCGCGGTTGCCGTGAAACCGGAAGTGGTGCTGCTGGATGAGCCCACATCGGCACTGGATCCGATCTCGACCGCGCACATCGAAGAGCTGATCCACGAGCTCAAGCAGGATTACACGATTGCCATCGTGACCCACAATATGCAGCAGGCCGCCCGCGTGTCCGACTACACGGCCTACATGTATCTGGGCGAGATGGTCGAATTCGGTGAAACCGACCAGATCTTTACCAAGCCAGCCAAGAAAGAAACGGAAGACTACATCACCGGCAAGTTCGGTTGA
- the glmM gene encoding phosphoglucosamine mutase, which produces MSRKYFGTDGVRGRVGDYPITPDFTMRLGYAAGKVLAARRGGGTHAAVLIGKDTRISGYMLESALQAGLSAAGVDVHLTGPLTTPGVAYLVRALRLSAGVVISASHNPFEDNGIKFFGEGGRKLDDAVEAEIEAELDKAMSCVGAAELGKAWRVNDAAGRYIEFCKSTFPGDRDLRGVRIVVDCAHGAGYQIAPHVFHELGADVIAMGNTPNGLNINEGVGATEPEAMRARVLAEKADFGIALDGDGDRLMMVDAQGRLYDGDQLLYVMARHLASQDQLGGGVVGTLMSNLGLEHALARLDIPFARAKVGDRYVLELLQEKGWLLGGENSGHLLCLDKHSTGDAIVSALQVLAAVRLGGTTLAESCADLLIYPQVLKNVRIQKGFDFRASLSIQAALVEAECELANRGRVLLRPSGTEPVLRVMVEADDAALSERWATRLAHVVAEAAA; this is translated from the coding sequence ATGAGCAGGAAGTATTTCGGCACGGATGGTGTGCGCGGCAGGGTAGGGGATTATCCGATTACCCCCGATTTCACGATGCGGCTGGGCTATGCCGCCGGCAAGGTGCTGGCCGCCCGGCGCGGTGGTGGTACCCATGCGGCGGTCTTGATTGGCAAGGACACGCGCATTTCGGGTTATATGCTGGAGTCCGCATTGCAAGCCGGCCTGTCTGCGGCTGGCGTGGACGTACATCTGACCGGCCCGCTGACAACGCCGGGTGTCGCCTACCTGGTGCGTGCACTGCGTCTTTCGGCGGGTGTCGTGATTTCGGCGTCGCATAATCCTTTCGAGGATAACGGCATCAAGTTTTTCGGCGAGGGCGGGCGCAAGCTGGATGACGCCGTGGAGGCTGAAATCGAGGCGGAACTCGACAAAGCCATGTCGTGTGTCGGTGCGGCGGAGCTGGGCAAGGCCTGGCGGGTGAATGACGCCGCGGGCCGTTACATCGAGTTCTGCAAGAGCACTTTCCCCGGTGATCGCGACCTGCGAGGCGTACGCATCGTGGTGGATTGTGCCCATGGCGCCGGTTACCAGATCGCACCACATGTATTCCATGAACTCGGTGCTGATGTGATTGCCATGGGCAATACGCCCAATGGCCTCAATATCAATGAGGGCGTCGGCGCCACCGAGCCGGAAGCCATGCGCGCCCGCGTGTTGGCCGAGAAGGCGGATTTCGGCATCGCGCTTGATGGCGATGGCGACCGCTTGATGATGGTGGATGCCCAGGGCCGACTGTACGACGGCGATCAGCTCCTGTACGTGATGGCGCGCCATCTGGCATCGCAAGACCAGTTGGGCGGCGGTGTTGTCGGCACGCTGATGTCGAACCTGGGTTTGGAGCATGCGCTAGCGCGGCTGGATATTCCTTTTGCCCGCGCCAAAGTGGGCGATCGTTACGTCCTGGAGCTCTTGCAGGAAAAGGGCTGGTTGCTTGGCGGCGAGAATTCCGGCCATCTCTTGTGCCTGGATAAGCACAGCACCGGTGATGCGATCGTGTCGGCACTGCAGGTGCTGGCCGCGGTACGTCTGGGGGGTACTACCCTGGCTGAGAGCTGCGCCGATCTGCTGATTTACCCGCAGGTGCTCAAGAATGTACGTATTCAGAAGGGCTTTGATTTCCGCGCTAGCCTCAGCATCCAGGCCGCGCTGGTCGAGGCCGAATGCGAACTCGCCAACCGTGGACGGGTCTTGCTGCGGCCTTCTGGTACCGAGCCCGTGCTGCGCGTGATGGTCGAGGCAGATGATGCCGCGTTGAGCGAGCGCTGGGCCACCCGGCTTGCGCATGTGGTCGCTGAGGCTGCAGCTTGA
- the folP gene encoding dihydropteroate synthase → MTAHPTILHAGRFRLSLDRPLVMGIVNVTPDSFSDGGCHDTLDAALRHARRLLDEGADILDIGGESTRPGAATVSVETELQRVLPVLQALHDWQVPLSIDTRKPEVMRAAIAAGVDLVNDIAALEAPGALEVVAHSKVAVCLMHKQGEPQTMQVQPDYVDVVDEVSRYLVTRRQLAMTAGIAPERIVLDPGFGFGKGFEHNLALFRALPGLTTLLSPLLVGVSRKSMLGQILDGRPAQGRDAASVAAALMAAQSGAAIVRVHAVRDTVDAMRTWSALGTRR, encoded by the coding sequence ATGACCGCGCATCCCACTATTCTTCATGCAGGCCGTTTCAGACTGAGCCTGGATCGCCCGCTTGTCATGGGCATCGTCAACGTGACACCGGATTCATTCTCGGACGGCGGTTGCCACGACACGCTTGATGCGGCACTCCGGCACGCCCGGCGCCTGCTTGATGAGGGGGCGGACATCCTGGATATCGGGGGCGAATCTACGCGCCCCGGCGCGGCCACGGTGAGTGTAGAGACCGAGCTTCAGCGTGTATTGCCGGTCTTGCAGGCCTTGCATGACTGGCAGGTTCCTCTCTCGATCGACACCCGCAAGCCCGAGGTCATGCGTGCGGCTATCGCGGCAGGTGTGGATCTGGTGAACGATATTGCCGCGCTGGAGGCACCTGGTGCGTTGGAGGTGGTGGCGCACAGCAAGGTGGCAGTTTGCCTGATGCACAAGCAAGGCGAGCCACAAACCATGCAGGTGCAACCAGACTATGTGGATGTGGTAGACGAGGTCAGCAGGTATCTCGTTACACGGCGCCAGCTTGCCATGACGGCAGGTATCGCACCTGAACGCATCGTGCTGGATCCCGGCTTTGGATTCGGCAAGGGTTTCGAGCACAATCTCGCTTTGTTCCGGGCATTGCCCGGGCTGACAACATTACTCAGTCCCTTGCTTGTAGGCGTATCGCGCAAATCCATGCTGGGCCAGATTCTGGATGGTCGTCCCGCGCAAGGGCGCGATGCGGCCAGTGTCGCTGCCGCGCTGATGGCTGCGCAGTCCGGGGCGGCCATTGTGCGAGTACATGCCGTTCGCGATACGGTTGATGCCATGAGGACATGGTCGGCGCTGGGGACTCGGCGGTAA
- the pstA gene encoding phosphate ABC transporter permease PstA, with protein MNPSLYKRRRIVNAFNLTMSMLTMLFGLFWLVWILYTLFANGLQAISLDVFLHDTPGPDSAGGGLRNAILGSLMMATTGTLIGTPIGILAGIYLAEHGQRGWLAPTVRFINDILLSAPSIVIGLFVWIVYVKTIGHFSAWAGSFALALLVIPVVLRTTENMLRLVPSAMREAAYALGAPRWKVVTAVTLRAAKAGVLTGILLAVARISGETAPLLFTALSNQFFSMNMNEPMANLPVVIFRFAMSPYENWINLAWAAALIVTLAVLTLNILARSLLKREQS; from the coding sequence ATGAATCCCTCTCTCTACAAGCGCAGACGCATCGTCAACGCCTTCAACCTCACCATGTCCATGCTGACCATGCTCTTCGGTCTGTTCTGGCTGGTGTGGATCCTCTACACCCTCTTCGCCAATGGCCTGCAGGCCATTAGCCTGGATGTCTTCCTGCATGACACGCCCGGCCCGGACTCGGCAGGCGGCGGCTTGCGCAATGCCATTCTGGGCAGCCTGATGATGGCCACGACGGGTACCTTGATCGGCACCCCGATCGGCATCCTGGCCGGCATATATCTGGCCGAACATGGTCAGCGTGGCTGGCTGGCGCCCACCGTGCGCTTCATCAACGATATTCTGTTGTCCGCGCCATCCATCGTGATCGGCCTGTTCGTCTGGATCGTTTACGTCAAGACCATCGGCCACTTCTCCGCCTGGGCTGGCAGCTTTGCGCTGGCCCTGCTGGTCATCCCGGTGGTGCTGCGGACCACCGAAAACATGTTGCGCCTCGTGCCCAGCGCGATGCGTGAAGCAGCTTACGCCCTGGGCGCACCACGCTGGAAGGTGGTGACTGCAGTCACGCTGCGCGCCGCGAAGGCTGGCGTACTCACAGGTATCCTGCTCGCAGTGGCACGTATCTCTGGTGAAACCGCCCCGCTGCTGTTTACCGCCCTGAGTAACCAGTTCTTCAGCATGAACATGAATGAGCCTATGGCCAACTTGCCGGTTGTCATCTTCCGCTTTGCCATGAGCCCGTATGAGAACTGGATCAATCTCGCCTGGGCCGCAGCCCTGATCGTGACGCTGGCAGTACTGACGCTCAATATCCTCGCCCGCAGCCTGCTCAAGCGCGAACAAAGCTGA